The window AGCCGATCAGATATTAGTTGCCACCGGCAGGCAGGGAAATACAGAGAACCTGAATCTTAAATCTAATGGAATTGACACCAAAGGACGAAATTACATTCCCGTTGATGAAACCATGCGAACCAAGACGTCCAACATCTTTGCCGCCGGCGATGTACTGGGCGAACGGCAGTTCGTTTATACGGCGGCCTATGAAGGTAAAATTGCGGCTGAAAATGCAATGAGAGATAGTCATGGAAAAGCCGATTTTTCAGTCTTACCGTGGGTTATTTTCACTGATCCACAGGTGGCCGGTGTGGGCATGGATGAACAGCAAGCGGAAGAAGCTGGACTTAACTATCAAGCAACGAAACTTACGCTGGACAATGTACCCCGATCCATTGCTGCGAGAGATACACGTGGTTTTATCAAGTTGATCCGAAACAAAGATAATGACCACTTGATTGGAGCTCGT of the Gracilimonas sediminicola genome contains:
- a CDS encoding FAD-dependent oxidoreductase, which produces ADQILVATGRQGNTENLNLKSNGIDTKGRNYIPVDETMRTKTSNIFAAGDVLGERQFVYTAAYEGKIAAENAMRDSHGKADFSVLPWVIFTDPQVAGVGMDEQQAEEAGLNYQATKLTLDNVPRSIAARDTRGFIKLIRNKDNDHLIGARILAPEGSELLMELALAIRHGITIQSLKSEFHPYLTLSEGIKLAALTFDKDVKKLSCCAV